A genomic window from Pantoea alhagi includes:
- the actP gene encoding cation/acetate symporter ActP, translating to MNGLKRFTAGLALLFPLPLLAADALTGAVQKQGTNYQAIIMFLVFVAGTLGITWWASKRTRSRSDYYTAGGNITGFQNGLAIAGDFMSAASFLGISALVYTSGYDGLIYSLGFLVGWPIILFLIAERLRNLGRYTFADVASYRLQQKPIRTLSACGSLVVVALYLIAQMVGAGKLIQLLFGLDYHVAVVLVGILMVLYVLFGGMLATTWVQIIKAVLLLFGASFMAIMVMKTVGFSFNTLFTEAMAVHPNGQAIMRPGGLVNDPISALSLGLGLMFGTAGLPHILMRFFTVSDAREARKSVFWATGFMGYFYFLTFIIGFGAILLVGANPMFKDATGALIGGNNMAAVHLANAVGGNTFLGFISAVAFATILAVVAGLTLAGASAVSHDLYASVWRKGQANEREELRVSKITVLVLGVVAIALGILFEKQNIAFMVGLAFSIAASCNFPIILLSMYWSKLTTRGAMVGGWLGLLTAVILMILGPTVWVQVMGHESPVFPYEYPALFSMLAAFIGTWLFSVTDHSAQGAQERQLFHSQFVRSQTGLGIDQGKAH from the coding sequence ATGAACGGGCTAAAACGCTTTACGGCGGGGCTCGCTCTGCTGTTTCCGCTGCCGCTGCTGGCTGCCGACGCGCTGACTGGCGCAGTGCAAAAACAGGGAACGAACTACCAGGCGATTATCATGTTTCTGGTGTTTGTCGCCGGTACGCTGGGGATCACCTGGTGGGCGTCGAAACGCACCCGATCGCGCAGCGACTACTATACCGCCGGCGGCAATATTACCGGTTTTCAGAATGGGCTGGCGATCGCCGGCGACTTTATGTCCGCCGCCTCGTTTCTGGGCATCTCCGCGCTGGTCTACACCTCCGGCTATGATGGTCTGATCTACTCGCTGGGCTTCCTGGTCGGCTGGCCGATCATTCTGTTTCTGATTGCCGAACGGCTGCGTAATCTCGGGCGCTATACCTTTGCCGACGTGGCCTCTTACCGCTTACAGCAGAAACCGATCCGCACGCTTTCCGCCTGCGGTTCGCTGGTGGTGGTGGCGCTGTACCTGATTGCCCAGATGGTGGGTGCGGGCAAACTGATCCAGCTGCTGTTTGGCCTGGATTATCACGTTGCCGTGGTACTGGTGGGCATTCTGATGGTGCTCTATGTGCTGTTCGGCGGCATGCTGGCCACCACCTGGGTACAGATTATCAAAGCGGTGCTGCTGCTGTTCGGCGCGTCGTTTATGGCAATTATGGTGATGAAAACGGTCGGTTTCAGCTTCAATACGCTGTTTACCGAAGCGATGGCGGTACATCCTAACGGCCAGGCAATTATGCGTCCCGGCGGGCTGGTAAACGATCCGATTTCAGCCCTGTCGCTGGGGCTGGGACTGATGTTCGGTACCGCCGGGCTGCCACATATCCTGATGCGCTTCTTTACCGTGAGCGATGCCCGCGAGGCGCGTAAAAGCGTGTTCTGGGCCACGGGTTTTATGGGCTACTTCTATTTCCTGACCTTTATTATCGGTTTCGGCGCGATCCTGCTGGTGGGCGCTAACCCGATGTTTAAAGACGCCACCGGTGCGCTAATTGGCGGCAACAACATGGCAGCAGTGCATCTGGCGAATGCGGTCGGCGGCAACACCTTCCTTGGCTTTATTTCTGCGGTGGCGTTCGCCACTATTCTGGCGGTGGTCGCCGGGCTGACGCTGGCAGGCGCCTCTGCGGTTTCGCACGATCTTTATGCCAGCGTATGGCGTAAGGGGCAGGCCAACGAACGCGAGGAGCTACGCGTATCGAAAATCACCGTGCTGGTGCTGGGTGTAGTGGCTATTGCCCTGGGTATTTTGTTTGAGAAGCAGAATATCGCCTTTATGGTGGGGCTGGCCTTTTCTATCGCCGCCAGCTGTAACTTCCCGATTATCCTGCTTTCGATGTACTGGTCGAAGCTAACCACGCGCGGTGCGATGGTGGGCGGCTGGCTGGGTCTGCTGACGGCGGTGATATTAATGATCCTCGGCCCTACCGTGTGGGTTCAGGTGATGGGACATGAATCTCCGGTGTTCCCGTATGAGTATCCGGCGCTGTTCTCGATGCTGGCGGCCTTTATCGGCACCTGGCTGTTCTCTGTCACCGACCATTCGGCGCAAGGCGCGCAGGAGCGTCAGCTTTTCCACTCGCAGTTTGTTCGTTCACAAACCGGGCTGGGTATCGATCAGGGCAAGGCGCACTGA
- a CDS encoding DUF485 domain-containing protein, with protein sequence MNDAIYARIEKSARFKLLVQKRQRFALLLTIIMLILYVGFILLIAFAPDWLGTPLHEGTNVTRGIPIGVGLIVISFLLTGVYVWRANGEFDRLTKQILDEVK encoded by the coding sequence ATGAACGACGCTATCTATGCCCGAATAGAGAAGAGTGCGCGCTTTAAACTGCTGGTGCAAAAGCGCCAGCGTTTTGCGCTGCTTCTCACCATTATCATGCTCATCCTGTATGTCGGCTTTATTCTGCTTATCGCCTTCGCGCCCGACTGGCTGGGAACCCCGCTGCATGAAGGCACCAACGTCACGCGCGGTATTCCCATCGGCGTCGGCCTGATTGTGATCTCCTTTCTGCTCACCGGCGTTTATGTCTGGCGCGCCAACGGCGAGTTCGATCGTCTGACCAAACAGATCCTTGATGAGGTGAAATAA
- the acs gene encoding acetate--CoA ligase has product MSQIIKHPVPANIAENTLINAEQYQAMYQQSVQDPDAFWAEQGKILDWIKPYSKIKNTSFAPGNISIRWYEDGTLNLAANCLDRHLHERGDHPAIIWEGDDASESKTLTYRDLHREVCRFSNVLKELNINKGDVVAIYMPMVPEAAIAMLACARIGAVHSVIFGGFSPEAVAGRIIDSSAKLVITADEGVRAGRTIPLKRNVDDALKNPGVTTINHVVVMKRTGNEINWQNGRDCWWHELMNSACAHHQPEEMNAEDPLFILYTSGSTGKPKGVLHTTGGYLVYAATTFKYVFDYHPTDVYWCTADVGWITGHSYLLYGPLACGATTLMFEGVPNWPQPSRMAEVVDKHKVTLLYTAPTAIRALMAEGDKAIAGTSRASLRIMGSVGEPINPEAWEWYYKKIGDSRCPIVDTWWQTETGGFMIAPLPGATELKPGSATRPFFGVQPALVDNEGHSQEGACEGNLVIVDSWPGQARTLFGDHERFEQTYFSTFKNMYFSGDGARRDEDGYYWITGRVDDVLNVSGHRLGTAEIESALVSHAKIAEAAVVGIPHSIKGQAIYAYITLNHGEEPTPELYAEVRNWVRKEIGPIATPDILHWTDSLPKTRSGKIMRRILRKIATGDTSNLGDTSTLADPGVVEKLLEEKQGITMP; this is encoded by the coding sequence ATGAGCCAAATAATTAAGCATCCCGTTCCCGCCAATATTGCGGAAAACACCCTGATTAATGCGGAACAGTACCAGGCAATGTACCAACAATCGGTGCAGGACCCCGACGCGTTCTGGGCCGAACAGGGCAAGATTCTGGACTGGATAAAGCCCTACAGCAAAATTAAAAATACCTCTTTTGCCCCCGGAAATATCAGTATTCGCTGGTACGAAGACGGCACGCTGAATTTGGCCGCCAACTGCCTTGACCGGCATCTGCATGAGCGTGGCGATCATCCGGCGATTATCTGGGAAGGCGATGACGCCAGTGAAAGTAAAACCCTGACCTATCGCGATCTACATCGCGAGGTTTGCCGCTTCTCTAACGTTCTTAAAGAACTGAACATTAACAAAGGCGATGTCGTCGCTATCTATATGCCGATGGTGCCCGAAGCGGCGATCGCGATGCTGGCCTGCGCGCGCATCGGTGCGGTGCATTCAGTTATTTTCGGTGGCTTTTCGCCAGAGGCGGTGGCGGGTCGTATTATCGACTCCAGCGCGAAACTGGTGATCACTGCCGATGAGGGTGTGCGCGCAGGCCGCACCATTCCTTTAAAGAGAAATGTTGATGACGCGCTAAAAAATCCGGGCGTTACCACCATTAATCATGTGGTAGTGATGAAGCGCACCGGTAATGAAATTAACTGGCAAAACGGCCGTGACTGCTGGTGGCATGAGTTGATGAACAGCGCCTGCGCCCACCATCAGCCGGAAGAGATGAACGCTGAAGATCCGCTGTTTATCCTTTACACCTCCGGCTCTACCGGCAAGCCGAAAGGCGTGCTGCACACCACCGGCGGATATCTGGTCTATGCCGCCACGACCTTTAAGTATGTGTTTGATTATCATCCGACCGATGTTTACTGGTGTACCGCTGACGTCGGCTGGATCACGGGTCACAGCTATCTGCTTTACGGTCCGCTGGCCTGTGGCGCAACGACGCTGATGTTTGAAGGCGTGCCCAACTGGCCGCAGCCAAGCCGCATGGCGGAGGTGGTTGATAAACATAAGGTCACGCTACTCTATACCGCGCCAACAGCGATCCGCGCCCTGATGGCGGAAGGCGACAAGGCGATTGCCGGTACCAGTCGCGCTTCGCTGCGTATCATGGGATCGGTGGGGGAACCTATTAACCCGGAAGCCTGGGAGTGGTATTACAAAAAAATCGGCGACAGCCGCTGTCCGATAGTGGATACCTGGTGGCAGACCGAAACCGGTGGCTTTATGATCGCTCCCCTGCCCGGCGCTACTGAACTGAAACCGGGATCGGCCACCCGACCTTTCTTTGGCGTTCAGCCTGCGCTGGTAGATAACGAGGGTCATTCACAAGAAGGCGCCTGCGAGGGCAACCTGGTTATCGTTGATTCCTGGCCAGGCCAGGCGCGCACCCTGTTCGGCGATCATGAACGCTTCGAGCAAACCTACTTCTCTACCTTTAAAAATATGTACTTCAGCGGCGACGGCGCGCGACGCGATGAAGATGGCTATTACTGGATAACCGGTCGCGTGGATGATGTGCTGAATGTTTCCGGGCATCGTCTGGGCACCGCTGAAATCGAATCGGCGCTGGTATCCCATGCCAAAATCGCCGAAGCGGCCGTGGTGGGTATTCCTCATTCAATTAAAGGACAGGCGATTTACGCCTATATCACGCTGAACCACGGTGAGGAACCCACGCCGGAGCTTTATGCGGAGGTTCGCAACTGGGTGCGTAAAGAGATTGGGCCTATCGCTACGCCCGACATCCTGCACTGGACTGATTCACTGCCAAAAACCCGCTCCGGTAAGATTATGCGACGTATCCTGCGCAAAATCGCCACGGGCGATACCAGTAACCTGGGCGATACCTCAACGCTTGCCGATCCCGGCGTCGTGGAAAAACTGCTCGAGGAAAAACAGGGGATTACCATGCCATAA
- the gltP gene encoding glutamate/aspartate:proton symporter GltP has product MKGFKISLAWQILIALVLGVIVGAILHNQPEDREWLITNILSPAGDIFIHLIKMIVVPIVISTLVVGIAGVGDAKKLGRIGVKTIVYFEVITTIAIVVGITLANVFQPGTGIDMSTLATVDISKYEATTEQVQSGAHSLVVTILSLIPQNIFAAIAKGDMLPIIFFSVLFGLGLSSLPSEHRDPLVKVFRSVSETMFKVTHMIMRYAPVGVFALIAVTIANFGFSSLWPLAKLVLLVYAAILFFAFVVLGTVARMCKLKITTLMRILKDELILSYSTSSSETVLPRIMEKMEAYGAPKAITSFVVPTGYSFNLDGSTLYQSIAAIFIAQLYGIELSLMDEIVLVLTLMVTSKGIAGVPGVSFVVLLATLGSVGIPLEGLAFIAGVDRIMDMARTALNVVGNALAVLVIAKWEDQFDSAQAKEYEQQLRIQTAR; this is encoded by the coding sequence ATGAAAGGTTTTAAAATCAGCCTTGCCTGGCAAATACTGATTGCATTGGTGCTGGGTGTCATCGTTGGTGCGATTTTGCATAACCAGCCTGAGGATCGTGAATGGTTAATCACCAATATCCTCTCGCCCGCCGGTGATATCTTTATTCATCTGATCAAGATGATTGTTGTGCCTATTGTTATCTCTACCTTAGTGGTGGGTATTGCTGGTGTAGGCGACGCAAAGAAGCTTGGACGCATCGGCGTCAAAACGATTGTCTACTTTGAAGTGATTACCACCATTGCCATCGTGGTAGGGATTACCCTGGCGAACGTGTTTCAGCCTGGCACCGGCATTGATATGTCGACGCTGGCAACGGTGGATATCTCTAAATATGAAGCCACTACCGAACAGGTACAGAGTGGAGCGCACAGTCTTGTTGTCACCATTCTGTCACTGATCCCGCAGAATATTTTCGCTGCGATCGCCAAAGGCGATATGCTGCCGATTATCTTCTTCTCGGTGCTGTTTGGTCTGGGGCTTTCATCGCTGCCGTCCGAACATCGCGATCCGCTGGTGAAGGTGTTCCGTTCGGTTTCGGAGACCATGTTCAAAGTCACGCATATGATCATGCGCTATGCGCCGGTTGGCGTATTTGCGCTGATTGCCGTGACCATTGCTAACTTTGGTTTCTCCTCGCTCTGGCCGCTGGCGAAGCTGGTGCTGCTGGTGTATGCCGCTATCCTGTTTTTCGCCTTCGTGGTGCTGGGCACGGTAGCGCGTATGTGTAAGCTGAAAATCACCACGCTGATGCGTATCCTGAAGGATGAGCTGATCCTCTCTTACTCGACTTCCAGCTCGGAAACGGTGCTGCCGCGTATTATGGAGAAGATGGAAGCCTACGGCGCGCCGAAAGCCATTACCAGCTTTGTGGTGCCAACCGGTTACTCCTTCAATCTGGACGGCTCTACTCTGTATCAGAGCATCGCGGCGATTTTTATCGCCCAGCTCTACGGGATTGAGCTTTCGCTGATGGATGAGATTGTGCTGGTGCTGACGCTGATGGTGACTTCAAAAGGCATCGCTGGCGTACCGGGCGTCTCGTTTGTGGTACTGCTGGCGACGCTGGGCAGCGTTGGCATCCCGCTGGAAGGGCTGGCGTTTATCGCTGGTGTCGATCGCATCATGGATATGGCGCGTACCGCGCTGAACGTAGTGGGCAATGCGCTGGCGGTACTGGTTATCGCCAAGTGGGAAGATCAGTTTGATAGCGCCCAGGCGAAAGAATACGAACAGCAGTTGCGGATACAAACCGCACGCTAA
- the murQ gene encoding N-acetylmuramic acid 6-phosphate etherase: MSLDLSRMITESRNPASENIDELATEAMLRVINNEDKKVALAVEAIVPQIAQAVDAITAAFQRGGRLIYSGAGTSGRLGILDASECPPTFGTPREQVIGLIAGGHQAILQAVENAEDNADMGAADLQAIQFSERDVLVGIAASGRTPYVLGALDYAKRQGAVTVALTCNPDSEMARVSQIALTPVVGPEVVTGSSRMKAGTAQKLVLNMLTTGAMIRSGKVFGNLMVDVEATNQKLVQRQINIVRQATDCSAEAAQVALADCNGHCKTAILMVLGQLSAAEATHLLAQNQGFIRQALKQALAQNL, encoded by the coding sequence ATGAGTCTCGATCTGTCACGTATGATCACCGAAAGCCGCAATCCGGCCAGTGAAAACATTGATGAACTGGCGACGGAGGCGATGCTGCGCGTTATTAATAATGAAGATAAAAAGGTGGCGCTGGCCGTCGAGGCGATCGTGCCGCAGATAGCGCAGGCGGTAGACGCCATCACCGCCGCCTTTCAGCGTGGAGGCCGCCTGATTTATAGCGGCGCGGGTACCTCAGGACGCCTGGGTATTCTGGATGCAAGTGAATGCCCGCCAACCTTTGGTACGCCGCGTGAGCAGGTTATCGGGCTGATTGCAGGTGGACATCAAGCCATTTTACAGGCGGTGGAAAACGCGGAAGATAATGCAGATATGGGCGCGGCGGATTTACAGGCCATTCAGTTTAGCGAACGGGATGTGCTGGTTGGCATTGCCGCCAGCGGGCGTACGCCTTATGTACTGGGTGCGCTGGATTACGCCAAACGTCAGGGGGCCGTTACCGTAGCGCTGACCTGCAACCCTGACAGCGAGATGGCACGTGTGTCGCAGATTGCCTTAACGCCGGTTGTCGGGCCGGAAGTGGTAACCGGCTCATCACGCATGAAGGCCGGGACAGCGCAGAAGCTGGTGCTGAATATGCTGACCACCGGCGCGATGATCCGCAGCGGAAAGGTCTTTGGTAATCTGATGGTGGATGTGGAAGCCACTAATCAGAAGCTGGTACAGCGTCAGATTAATATTGTCCGGCAGGCGACCGACTGTAGCGCTGAAGCGGCGCAGGTGGCACTGGCGGACTGTAACGGCCACTGTAAAACCGCTATCCTGATGGTGCTGGGCCAACTCTCAGCGGCGGAAGCCACCCACCTGCTGGCGCAGAATCAGGGCTTTATTCGTCAGGCGCTAAAACAGGCGCTTGCGCAAAACCTGTAA